Genomic window (Argopecten irradians isolate NY chromosome 13, Ai_NY, whole genome shotgun sequence):
tatagatgcaaaatcccttgagatttcatcataaaattgtaaccaaatttaaatataagcattgaaagtctttcagttggcattcatagccaaaatgaatgccaactggacacaGATAAATTCAACATGAAACGTTAGCGCGTttatggaatttgcctctgtccagttggcattcatgttggctatgaatgccaactgaaagacgttaaATGCTTAATAAAATGTCATGTGGCATCTAACGGTTGACATAAAATTGGTAACTTCAAATCAGAAGCAATAACTTCTCTACTTTATCTCCTGGATTTATGATTTCCAACACTTTTATTGTGGACGGGATTCCAAGCATACTTGTTTCCTTTTTCAGTAATATACTAAATTATGATTTTGTTATGGGAAGAATATTCGTAGAAGCTTTCAAATTTATATTCCTTTGCTAATTTTTCATTTTGACCATAGTTTATTAGCATTATCATTGTTTTTTGGAGTACAAGAACTGgaaggccctgcaggtagggcgttagaattgtacctgctgcccctattgcatgatcgtaaaaggcgactaaatttaggaccttatcttttctcttcttccttaatgactttatctttcctaatgcctcccttggcaccgcctcacttttggccttgagttgagcgttcgcccctgtgagggaggctctgggttctgtcccctggccgagacacaccaaagtctataaaagtggtagtttctactcctgcttagcgctcagcataacgggagtgggacgactggttcacccgttgtcagtataatgtgaccgggtgaggtgtgttgcttggtgtcttcggcagcatgcttcagtgatatagcactataaaaagggcaatagttccactatacaagaagacacaacatgaatataccacagtctcccaagacacgcacctcgcacaacatacacgcaacgcaccgcatgcatgggaggccgtccttacatgaccatagctgttaataggacgttaattaatcaacaaacaaacaaacaagaactGGAAGTATGTGAACAACTTCCGTTAAAACTCTGTTTGGCTTACAATCTTCTATAGTAGAACCCCAACGTTTTGGGctttatattacatattgttTTCTTATATGCACTACATAATAACATTTCACTGCCCAATATTATCAAGAATTCATTctattaatgaaaacatatcatgtaaatagaaatatatatataccattcaGTTGACAACTTTACCGGTCATGgattttttggaaattttgaACATAGGTTTCTTACATCATGTTCAAAACAGttactttatattttttgtgtacaAGAACCGGAAGAAAGTAAACGACTTTCGTTAAAACTCTGTTCAGCTACAAATCTTCAATAGAAGTACCCTATCTTTAGGGGTTTaggattaaatatttttatcttaatgcgctaaataatataatttcagTGCCTAATATTATCAGAAAATCAttctattaataaaaacatatcattttaaaagaaatataatagTTTGCACcctttaattatcattatatgtgATTTATCTTTCAGATGACAACTTTACCGGtcatcgatttttttttttttttttttttttttttttttgaaattttgaatagtTTTCTAATATTTTGTGCTAAAAagttgctaaatatatttggtgtacaagaCCTGGAAGTGGGTGTACCATTTTGGTGAAAATTTGATATAGCTAAAAATAGACCtccaaatttggttattttTGGTTTCAAGAAGctagaaaaatattatttcaaatttttaagtTACATCTGTTCAGTCAAAATTTGCGCAAATGTATACTTTTGAGAACATGATATCGGTTTTTGAAATTGAACATTCATTGGATATAGTTTTCAAtcttattatattattatccatattatcactacgttagataagaggatctgagaaaatcccatcaGGGGTCATGTCCAtgtgacctttgtaaatggccaatcaaattttttgacagtgaatttcaggggacgaaatagtttgaaaatctgtcagaataatttccgtgtacgtagtcatctcgcccaaaaagcacaataaagctaatcgtaTTTAAATATTGGGGCGAAATGGCATTGTCAATTGACAgagcaacgtgcagaaaatgcattcgatctgaattacacgtggtataaaggtcattcgaacatgacccttaatcggattttctcagatcctctattgaacggagtggttataaggatctgtatttcaatcagattgatatAGTTTTGGACCTAAAAGGGAACTCTGGTGTATACTTCGGGATGGCAACATTAAATCATCCCTAGCACAGACACCTGGggccttttgattttttttaaaggtgTAGCGTGCAACCTCTCAATTTAGAGAGAACTACCTGCTCCAGAAGCGATTGGGATCCCCGACTACCTGGTCGGACAGTTgatcaatatttataacaatatcaaaaataactatatacaaaatacaCGCTTGGACAGTGCCTCTGTCCTACTTAGCCAACCGTCGTACCCACTAACACTGGCTTTACAACTCGCCAGCAACCTTAACTCACTACAACCACGTGTCTCTAAGGACCACTACCACAGTCCCTACTCCGTGACAAACGCTGGCAAAACAGCCAGTACAAGCCGGACGTACAGTGTCCCGCTCCGAGGTTAACTTATAACCTGTCACGGCTGTGACTACCCCTTGCACAACTGCCAGCACGAGCTGTCCGGCTTCAAGGTAAACCTATTACCTTGTTACTGTAGTGAATAACCCCTGGCACGCTTGCCAGAACGCGGCTGACGGACAGTATCCTGCTCCGAGGCAAACTTATCTACAATACCTCTGAAACACACTTATCACGACCACCAGTACCAGTATGCTGCTGGTCTGAGCGTACCAGTGTAGCCTTTTCAGGCAACCCCTTATGCAGGAGCCACTGGCGTACCCAGAACCTTTCACACACCGACACCACCCCACAACGTGCACGCCGACAGACTGCCTTTGCAGGCAACCCCTTATTCAGGAGCTTCCAGCGACAATACAACGTACCGTTAACCAGTGTAGCCTTTTCAGGCAACCCCTTGTTCAGGAGCTACTGGCACAGCACTTTGTAAAGTGGCTTACCTGTCGTCGTTGAATAGTTTTCGATCTCAGGCGTCCTCAGCAAAAAATCCAACCCAATGTAATCTATCTCACTTATATTTATTTCGGGCCTGGAGTATTAAACATTCGTGACGctgatttgcatattacaattaaacgatataaaataatgactgCCCTTTTATCTATCTCCCgtcaaacaattaaatcaaataattcTGTAGAATCATGAAATTATCATTAGGTGTGATCGGCAATTATCACTAATTAAATGTCCTATTACAATCAAATATAATTAGTAGagtaacaaaataacatatGTACCATATGTTTACCTAATGTAGTGCAAAGCGGAATAACTCTAATAGAAAATAGAAAACTCCGTcgcaagggacgtaactctaaCCAAAAATCATCACATCGGTATCGTACAGGTTCTGTCATAgtgagccctgcaggtagggcgttagaattgtacctgctgcccctattgcatgatcgtaaaaggagactaaatttaggatcttatcttttcttttcttcctaactgactttatctttcctaatgccttccttggcaccgcctcacttttggccttgcgttgagcgttcgcccctgtgaggaaggctctgggttctgtcccctggccaagacacaccaaagtctataaaagtggtagtttctgctcctgcttagcgctcagcaaacggggagtgggacgactggttcgcccgttgtcagtataatgtgaccggtggggtgtgttgcttggtgtcttcggcggcatgcttcagtgatatagcactttaaaaagggcaatagttccactatacaagaagacataacatgaatttaccgcagtctcccaaaacactcacctcgcacaacatacacgcaacacaccgcatacatgggaggccgtccttacatgaccatagctgttaagaggacgttaatttatcaaacaaacaaatctctGTCATAGTACTACAAAATGCACCTGGGTTTTGTTATATTGGTTCGTGGACAAAATTCAAAGGTAGGTGTAACAGGTcctttgaccagaaacatccttttgggaaggggaacatagtTTGTAGACATTTTGGCTCTAATCCTTTGGAGCAGAAAGAGTTggtcccaatagggaaattagattTAAATTCCTTCATAAAAGAACAATGATCATGTATTCAGAACTTTGCTTGGTATTGCAATAACCAGGTGAGCGtaggcctcttgtttctgtTACCATCGAAATTTACTCAAAAATTccaaattactgttttcttGTGTTTCAGTACTATAACTTCAAATCCGTTTAACGTAGATCAATGAAATTTTCtgaatatatcagacaagtatcctagttgtgccttttgccaTTACGGATGTGAGGTGTTTTATATGTTACCATTGAAACTTACCaaattacagtttctttttgtAACCTGCTGTTTTTATGCTGTGAAACAACAATTATAGGTACGCTCGGCAAACCTAAGgacttcaaaaaaaaaaaaaaaaaacaatccgtgatgaaaattaaatgctgTTTTGGAACTTCCACATCCTAATTGAAGGTATGAAATAATAAAGCACTCATGTACAATGATTATCACAACGATAATCGATGCTTACAATATCgcaatcagtgatgttttccGATGTTTACTTAGAACTATTTCGTTTTCAAAATCGTTTATCTATCTATTTGAATGATACAAACTTGATGCTATAAACGATGAtcaattatatttgttttaatgatttgtacaaaacaaaaatgagatttaaatttgtttgcaaaagTCTTTCATTTGGTTGATTTTATTCTGATGAAATTACTACGCTCTCGTCCATCTAGAGATGTGGAAGCAAATGTTGCCTCCCTGTAAACGTCATTGCTATTGTTATTAGGCCTAACATTCATGGCTATATATTACCGTAGTGAAAGTGCACTGCACAGCACTTCATGTTCGATTTGCATGATCAGTTCaacaatgtatattattttcaaCTTTCAATTAATCCAGAAAGCTAGCATAGTTTAGTCTTTTATATGAACCAACATAGGTTGAAGAGAttaatacttttaaaataatttctaattGCATGAAATTACATTTTCCTACAAAAGGATTCCAGTTAACCTTTGTGTAGCGCATATACATCTTTAGTATACTTTGAGTTTAAAGTGATTAGTCGGTAAAGGAAGGTCGAAATCGGAATAAATAGTGTTGATATATCTAGTATAAGTATAAAATAGGAAATTAAAATTTCCCGTCAAAATCGCtcttataacaaaatatttaaagtgaatagtcgggcaaagaaaaccagtctaaatgcgttcattggccttccaaaagttctcacatattaatacgacggccaagttctgcttacgtttcccagttctgaccattaaagtaaaggaaagttgaaagcattgaaagcgaggctgcgtgtaaatgtaaccacggacatagtcagccggaggacgttttaggattactatactttaaatcaatttcttcgtacgcagacagattttggcgagaaattttagttttctatttcatacgaaattatactggatacattcacaccatttttaccgactttagccatccttgcccgactgttcactttaattctTACAGTATTATAGGAGTCCTAAAAGGTCTTTCCGATTGGCTATGTCCGTGTTGATATTCACATGCAGCCccgctttcaaagagttatttTTCGAACTGtactaaaattattttgatatttttggtgtggttatgttttacttttttgGCGTTTGGTTCCAGATCGCCAAAATTTTACACGTCATCATGTCACTGCGTTGGTATCGGGAATTAAATTCCGGACCCAACGCATATACCAATAAGTAGAACTTGACtgtcaatttgatattttttttttcttttggaagaccaatgaacgcatttagactgccATACTATTCACATTAAAAGTCGCATTATCAactgaaaatatgataattgtTGTCAATAATATCTAAaacagaaccaaatgatttgaATTCGTAAGTTTTACTTCGATTGGTCCTATATTAACTAAAAGTGCCATTTTAAGGACGTTCGAGGAATTATTAGAGGAAACACTGAGAAACCAGAGAGGAATAATCAACCAGCAGTTAATACTAAATACAAGCatacaatatgatataaaaGGATGAAGCCGCTTTAATAGTTCTTTTTCTACACAAGTTAATCCATATAAAACATCCACTATGTAATACAAGATATACCAAGCAAAGCAATATTCGTAAGATGTATCTACAAATAATGGTCTTGCTCTATAAATAAAACAGTATGGATtcataaataacatatttacgAATAAGCAAATTTGTTAGCTATCCGATATTTCCACTCTCTTTGTCACCATTTGCATGCCTCCGATACTTATGACTTTAAAAGTAGCAAAATAACAGACTTCTTCACAATTTTTCTAATTATCTTTGACTTGAACTCGTCCTTCCGGCAATCCTCTGTAGTTGGATCAGGAGTCGAAGTTGTTGGATCAGGAGTCGAAGTTGTTGGATCAGGGTTCGTAGTTGTTGGATCAGGGTTCGAAGTTGTCGGATCAGGGTTCGTAGTTGTCGGATCAGGGTTCGTAGTTGTCGGATCAGGGTTCGTAGTTGTCGGATCAGGGTTCGAAGTTGTTGGATCAGGGTTCGTAGTTGTCGGATCAGGGTTCGAAGTTGTCGGATCAGGGTTCGTAGTTGTTGAATCAGGGTTCGAAGTTGTTGGATCAGGAGTCGAAGTTGTCGGATCAGGGTTCGTAGTTGTTGGATCAGGGTTCGAAGTTGTCGGATCAGGGTTCGTAGTTGTTGAATCAGGGTTCGAAGTTGTTGGATCAGGAGTCGAAGTTGTCGGATCAGGGTTCGTAGTTGTCGGATCAGGGTTCGAAGTTGTCGGATCAGGGTTCGTAGTTGTCGGATCAGGGTTCGAAGTTGTCGGATCAGGGTTCGTAGTTGTTGAATCAGGGTTCGAAGTTGTTGGATCAGGAGTCGAAGTTGTCGGATCAGGGTTCGTAGTTGTCGGATCAGGGTTCGAAGTTGTCGGATCAGGGTTCGTAGTTGTCGGATCAGGAGTCGAAGTTGTTGGATCAGGGTTCGTAGTTGTTGGATCAGGGTTCGAAGTTGTCGGATCAGGGTTCGTAGTTGTTGAATCAGGGTTCGTAGTTGTTGGATCAGGGTTCCTAGTTGTTGGATCAGGGTTCGAAGTTGTTGGATCAGGGTTTgaagttgttgttgttgtatcaCCAATTGGATCTGGATCTGGAGGGGGAACTCTCATATGTTGTAAACCTCCATTTGTGTCATCCATATTCACTGTAAAATAGAAATAGTGAAATATCCTTACCATACATTAAAAGAAAAGTCTCCCAGTTGAGTACCAAGACCTAACATTTTCAATCTGgttaaaatacagataattTTTCAGTATGATTGATAAGAGGATATGACAACATCCTATTAGAGGTCATGTCAAGGTGACCTTAATTGTTACCATCAGAATTTTTAATGTGAATTTCGtgaacaacaagaggcccagagggcctgtatcgctcacctggtttgtaatgccaagtaatgttctgaatacaggttcattgtttcttttctgaaggaattttaatattaacctctaaatcccctattaggccccacccctcctgcccccagggggtcagagccaaaatttatacaagttctgttccccttcccccaaggatgtttgtggccaaatttggtcacaatccaagcaaaactctaggacaagtagcaatttataggatttacctctatttcccctattgggccccacccgtcctgcccctggggggccagagccaaaacttatacaagttctgttccccttcccccaaggatgtttgtggccaaatttggttacaatccatacagaactctatgacaagtagcgatttaaagaatttacctctatttcccctattgggccccgcccctcctgccccccgggaccagagccaaaatttatacaaactcagttctaattctcccaaggatatttctggccaaatttggttacattccatgcggaactctgtgactagtagcgatttaaaggatttacctctatttcccctattgggccccgcccctcctgcccccggggggccagagccaaaatttatacaagttctgttccccttcccccaaggatgtttgtggccaaatttggttacatttcattcagaactctatgactagtagcgatttaaaggatttacctctatttgcCCTATTGGGCcttgcccctcctgcccctgggggatcagagccaaaatttatacaagttctgttccccttcccccaaggatgtttgtggctgattttggttacaatccatgccaaactctaggacaagtagcgatttaaaggatttacctctatttcccctattgggctccgcccctcctgcccctggggggtcagagccaaaatttatacaagttctgttccccctcccccaaggatgtttgtggccaaatttggttacatttcattcagaactctatgactagtagcgatttaaaggatttacctctatttcccctattgggccccgcccctcctgccccgggggggccagagccaaaatttatacaagttctgttcatcTTCCCCCAAGgttgtttgtggctgattttggtcacattccatgccaaactctaggacaagtagcgatttaaaggatttacctctatttcccctattgggccccgcccctcctgcccccgggggatcagagccaaaatttatataagttctgttccccttctcccaaggatgtttgtggccaaatttggttacatttcattcagaactctatgacaagtagcgatttaaaggatttacctctatttcccctattgggccccgcccctcctgcccccggggggccagagccaaaatttataaaagttctgttccccttcccccaaggatgtttgtggccaaatttggttctaaTCCATGCaggactctatgactagtagcgatttaaaggatttacctctacttcccctattgggccccgcccctcctgcccctgggggatcagagccaaaatttatacaagttctgttccccttccccaaaggatgtttgtggctgattttggttacaatccatgccaaactctaggacaagtagcgatttaaaggatttacctctatttcccctattgggccccgcccctcctgcccctggggggtcagagccaaaatttatacaagttctgttccccctcccccaaggatgtttgtggccaaatttggttccaatccatgcagaactctatgacaagtagcgatttaaaggatttacctctatttcccctattgggccccgcccctcctgcccctggggggtcagagccaaaatttatacaagttctgttccccctcccccaaggatgtttgtggccaaatttggttacaatccatgcagaactctaggacaagtagcgatttatagaaaatgttgacggacggacggacgacggacgacggacgccgcgccatgacataagctcactggccctttgggccaggtgagctaaaaagttTTCACTCTGTCAGAATACGTCGTTTCCGGAATACAACATTCAGCCACTTTAGTCATGCGACTTTATTGATCACCACTTCACTTTATTTCGgcacatttgaaataaaattgcgGCATTTGTAACATTATGACAAAAACACTTCTCATTGATTGTCAAAACATCTACTAAATGTAATCTAAATATGCATGAAAATTGAGTTTAGACTCTTCACAAGGAAATGACGAGTACTGTAAGTTATGGCAGCTGTCGTCTAACATTTAGAAATCATCGGTCTCTGACGTCTCACTCACAAATATTCATAACTTACCTGGGTACTTTCTTACAAAAGAACTGTAACTaattagaaacaaaacaaaaacataacttAGTTCCTTTATCGAGCAACAATTGCCGACTTTGACCTTTACTCGGACATAAGTATTCTCTTCCTTATAAGTGTCACCGGTATGACGGAAAATATGCCCTAGATTTTCCACGGTCACATGAAGGaatcaacattttctttctcCCCCCTAGAGGAGTTCTTTGTATCCCGGAATCGACGTATTTGTTTCGtctatgtagtcatctcgcccaaataGCACAACAGATATactaatatatgtatattgggaCGAAATGACTTATTAAATTGATGCTACACTGTGTAGAGAACTTTAGGCTTATATTATGTATCAATGGATTTTTAGAAAGCGATTCATTCTACATTTGTTTGTCCGAACTTCATTAAAGTCCCATATTGAtttcaccaaactttgctaaaatatacattaacatcccttatgaaaggttcttcatttggtttctttccaatgaagataattacgccataatcaattagtaaagatttcttaaaatagaacgggttgatttgcatagttaaaaatacctcgTGTAGACATATATATGTTCGATTCGATACCCGGATAGTAAACAAAGCAAGCGTGGCCGAGAGAGGGCAGTTTTGAACAAACGGTgagcaatacaatgttctataattgttttattatatgatacatattagatttcacagattataaatgtgtcctgtcaaaggttacatatactttatataaagcttaataAAAAATACGTATTAATCGAAATATAGTGGATGTAAATTGTGAAATGCATACATGGGGCACCATTTGGGGTATTTTATCGTACAGATATAAACACGTGGCCGTGTCAATTTTGGTGATGATCGGTTGATTTTAACTTTCCTCTCGtgtaataatttgagataaatacagtatttatcccaaactatatatataaaaatatatatcatgatactactaatctattcataatttgagagtTAGGAGAGCAgagtatatatatctaaatacttAGAACATACGTAAAGAGGTGGACTAATAACttactatataaatacatgtgcatgtattATAACTGCTTTCTATTCTTCATTGGGTATTTTATAACGATATTCTTATgtctatgaaatatgtgatagtacatgtacatgtagatgaaaAATCACTGGAATCGGCGCTAGTCGAAATACATCAAATTGTATGTTAAGacatgtctgtattatattaATTTGCTCATGATCAACACGGTTACTGCATGTATATATacgttatttgtaaatatatgtatacatatcgtatattacatctatatatatctattctcAGTATTCATTTACCCAACATATATGTGTTTGTTAGGACCCATAATTGACTGAATAAATGTTTTTCGATTACGTTTCGTGTGGTTAGAAAAGGATCATCATACATTTCATCACAGTATGCGTGTATATACATCAAGTATTGATTACCAGGTGCATGAGTCTTAATTATCGTATGGGCATTTTTATATATAGGGCTACAATTTTATCTACACGGAACGAATTAAACTAATCGAAGACTCGATGATTTATATTAGTACAAACGTCAATATTAGAGTGAACTAAGGAGATATAAATATTGCCAGACTATTGGAGTTTCATCACTAAAAAGACACAACAGATATTATTTTGACCCTTGATGCTACCTGGTGGACTATCATTTGCCGTCAGTACGTAATTCTTAGTATCGTAGGTACTGTaccgtatacatgtacgtagcccgagatactctggccctgacaccagacttagacattatgacagaacAGATGTCTGGTttgacatctatctgtcataatgtctaagtctggtgtcaggaccAGAGTATCTCGGCTAACATGTACGTAGTAAAAAAGGAAAAGggaattgaaactgaaatttctctaatttcacGAGTGTGCATTCCATTTTACGCTGAACGTGAATTATGCTCATTAGCATTCAGtccatttgttttcatagaaaaagttCGATTTATGGAGCAAATCCAAAAGTTTATGcgctaaataaaatatgtaagaaaataTAAGTTCGTGATGCCCAGGATTTTACCAGTCTTATTAAAACGGATATTTTCcccattttctcttcttttaatGAAGGACTGATCCAGGTTTTCTttagtttttagctcacctggcccgaagggccggtgagcttatgtcatggcgcggcgtccgtcgtccgtccgtacgtcaacatttcctttaaatcgctactagtcatagagttctgcatggattgtaaccaaatttggccacaaacatccttgtgggagggggaacagaacttgtataaattttggctctgacccccccggggggcaggaggggcggggcccaataggggaaatagaggtaaatcctttaaatcgctacttgtcccagggttttgcatggattgtaaccaaaattagccacaaacatccttgggggaaggggaacagaacttgtataaattttggctctgaccccccggggggcaggagggacggggcccaataggggaaatagaggtaaatcctttaaatcgctacttgtcatagagttctgaatggaatgtaaccaaatttggccacaaacatccttgggggaaggggaacagaacatgtataaattttgactctggtcccccgggggcaggaggggcggggcccaata
Coding sequences:
- the LOC138306422 gene encoding proteoglycan 4-like — encoded protein: MMMDPLLALMLVVGLAIGNTEGRDLKRDDTLFEVNMDDTNGGLQHMRVPPPDPDPIGDTTTTTSNPDPTTSNPDPTTRNPDPTTTNPDSTTTNPDPTTSNPDPTTTNPDPTTSTPDPTTTNPDPTTSNPDPTTTNPDPTTSTPDPTTSNPDSTTTNPDPTTSNPDPTTTNPDPTTSNPDPTTTNPDPTTSTPDPTTSNPDSTTTNPDPTTSNPDPTTTNPDPTTSTPDPTTSNPDSTTTNPDPTTSNPDPTTTNPDPTTSNPDPTTTNPDPTTTNPDPTTTNPDPTTSNPDPTTTNPDPTTSTPDPTTSTPDPTTEDCRKDEFKSKIIRKIVKKSVILLLLKS